A region of the Lycium barbarum isolate Lr01 chromosome 1, ASM1917538v2, whole genome shotgun sequence genome:
actggccgtcctatctCACATACTGCTCGCATCCCCCCTGCTATTTTTTCCCCTCTAAAAATTTGATGAAGTACCTCAATTTTAGAGAATTGAGGTACTTCATCAATTTTTTAGAGGGAAAAAATAGCAGCCGAAATTGTTTTTAGAAgccaaaaaatataaattttcctCGGAAACATTTTTGGAACTTTGGTCAAGCACAAATTAGTATTCTAATATTGACAAAAGTGCTTTCCAAATACTTAATCAAATACAAACTGCTATTCgtcaaaaatattttgttaaaaaataaataaatcaaaacgCTTGCCAAAagcaattaattaattattttctgTGAAGGGTCATTTAATTGCTATAACTTCTCTGTCGACGTCTATTACTCCAGATTTCATCATTTATTTCTCGGTAAATAAACTAAGAAAGATTAAACTTATTTATTTTGAATCATGTAAGTAGCACATTTCATGAGGCAAATGGGATTAAGACACGTGGGCAAATAAATGAAACCGACTAGTAGAATATCTAAAACATAGACTATATAGTGTTCTTCACTTGCATTAATAAAAAAATGTAGTGAAAAAAAAATGAGATGAGAGGCTATGGAAAAAGTGAGCATATGGTTCTGTCCGCCATCGGTTCCAGCTTTTATAGCACAAAGTCTCCAACACAAGCTCGTTGGTCTGTGATTCCCCACTCGCACAAGCAACTACAGATGGATAACTAGTCTATATATAATTAGAGCCTATGTTCAATAGATTGATGTAGAATAGATTAACTATTTAACTTTAGAGACATTTTTTCGTGTGAAGTAATTTTGTTAGTTTACAAATTTACATACTAAAGCACAAGAAAGAGCTCAGGATAAATGGTAAAGTTGTTTTCGTCATTTCATGTGACCTTTAAGTCATAAATTCGAATCATAGAATAAACCATTCATGTTTGCATTATAATAGACTGCCTACATTATTAGATTGCCTACATAATACTCTCTTGCGGATCGATTCTTCACCGGACATGCGTAAACAGACAACGCTTCGTGTTGCACTAGTTGCACTTTTACATGTGTAAGTGTGTGATTGGAGAATTTGCTCCTTGTACAGGAACAATCTCTTATAGAGCTAcagtaaaaaaaaacatttctctcTCTACACAACGGCCACATCCCCCATTTTTAGGCGATTGAATATCACTCTCCGGCCCCATGGGGACGCCGGAGAATCCGGAATTGGCGCGTCTCAATGAGCCTGCAACAGTAAACACTATTCCGCCCACAACTACAGACCAATTTCCCTCTAATTACAACTATGCTAAAGCAATTCAAAACCCTAAAGCTCCCATCTTGAAACAAAATCGATTGGGGAACCCAGAAATTACCGCCAAATACACCACTCCTAATGGAGTACCAGCTGTGCTATTCAATAACGGGGAATATTATGGTGTAATGTCTGATGAATGTAAATTTACTTTGGTTGGGAAATTTATTCGATCCATGCCCCAAATAGAAAAGCTACGAGCAAGATTTGCTGAGATAATCACTGTTAGAGGTAAAGTTACAATTAGTGTTTATGATTATCGTACAGTCTTTCTAGATTTCTCAAATGAGGATGATTTTAAGACAGTTTGGTACAGACGCTCCATTGAAATTGATGAACAAGTTATGTGGTTAGAAAAGTGGACGCCGGAGTTCAAACCGCATAAGGATTCTCCGGTAGTTCTTGTTTGGGTTCTATTACCTGGCTTGCCCTTTCACTTACATTCATGGAATTATATAAAACAAATAGTAGCCCCGATAGGAACCCCTCTTATGATGGATCCTGCCACTGAGAATAGGACCAGGCCAAGTATGGCAAAAGTGAGAGTCGAGGTCAATCTCACCGAGACTAAAATTAACTCTATTTCCATTGGTACTGAAAATGAAAATTGCCCTCGCAAAGGATTCTATCAGAAGCTTGAATATGAGAATGCCGCCAAGTTTTGTACTCATTGCAAGATGCTAGGGCATTCAATAATCCAATGTAGAAGGGTGGAAAAGGAAAGGGATCAGAAGTTAGCAGCGGAAGGACAACCGAGGCAGAATCAGTccgaaaaaggggaaatataacAACAAAAATCGAATACTGAAAAGAATTAGCAGAATAATGATGGACATGATACCATCAAAGGCGAAAATGATCCAAATACCTCAACTTTGGCTAGAACTGAACAGGGGGAGGATGGTTTCACCGAAGTTAACAGAAGGAAGAATAAGAAGGTCTTAAAGAATACCAACACCCGGAATGGAAACGATCACGCTAGAGGAACCGGGAAAAATACTGCCCAAAACAAAACAGAGAAGAATCAGGGGAAACAGAAGACAACTCAAATTAATCAACAGGCTATTTCTCAGGTCGAGGGGCAGGGGATTAAATGCATAAACACCAGTGGAAAGCAGACTAATCGGCCAAGCGACCAAACTGCAGTCGCTGCCACTGGAAACAGCAAGCAGCCAGTCGCTGCCACTGGAAACAGCAAGCTGCCAGTCGACCAAATTGTCACTGCAAACAGCAAGCATGGTAACGAAATAAATCCTGCTGAGATGCAAAAACCTGAAGAAGAAAACAAGCAACATGAAAACAAAGGTGTAAGAGCCAAAGGCCAAAATAAGaagcaaaagaagagaaaaaagaaagttACTGCAGCTAGATTTCTCAAGAACATATTATGGGTAAAATAGAAACCAAGATCTGGTAATGCTCAAGAACCCTTTGAAGAATCTGACAAACCTTTAGATGGAAAAAAGCGGATAGAGGAGCAACACCAGAACAATATGGAAGTCAATCAAGGTTTAGAAGTGAATGAAATAGCGGATAGCCAGGGCAGCAGTTCAAGAGGAATACAAAAGGATCATATGTCTCCTACAACAGTAGATACTGCGTGTTTACAACTAAAAGGAGGCAGGATAAAGATTGATTTGGGAAACATTGAGTTCATTCCTCCTGAAAATAGACAAGGCACTGTTCTAGGAAATAATTCGGATCAGGAGTATTGCTACATAACCAGTGAAGAACAAATTGCCGAAATATCTTTGGATGAGGAAGTTCCTGATAGCTTCTTAGACGTctctgaagaagaagaagcacaAATCCTTAACAGTTTATTTGAAGTCTTTGCTCCAACTCTAAAAGAATGTAAGGGCCCTATTACACAAGAAAGAGACCAAGCAATATTACAACAAGGTTTGTCACCAAGAGGTAACAAAAACAAGAAAGGTAGGAAGAACAAAAAGggaaacaaaaataatttttcagaAAAATCGGAACAATCTGAAAAGGTTGTCTTATCCCCCGAAGTTCCTTTATGATTAAATACATAATTTGGAATATTAGAGGGATAACTCCAAGGGTGCTCTGGACAGACTTATTAAGATTGTTAGACTTCACAAAATTGATTTTATAACTTTACAAGAACCTTTTCATACTAGTAAAAAAATCGAGAAGTTTAGGAGAAGGATGGGGTTCGATCATGCCATCTCCAACTCTCATAGTAAAATTTGGATATTCTAGAATTCTAACTTTGTTTGTTCAGTA
Encoded here:
- the LOC132617405 gene encoding uncharacterized protein LOC132617405; amino-acid sequence: MGTPENPELARLNEPATVNTIPPTTTDQFPSNYNYAKAIQNPKAPILKQNRLGNPEITAKYTTPNGVPAVLFNNGEYYGVMSDECKFTLVGKFIRSMPQIEKLRARFAEIITVRGKVTISVYDYRTVFLDFSNEDDFKTVWYRRSIEIDEQVMWLEKWTPEFKPHKDSPVVLVWVLLPGLPFHLHSWNYIKQIVAPIGTPLMMDPATENRTRPSMAKVRVEVNLTETKINSISIGTENENCPRKGFYQKLEYENAAKFCENDPNTSTLARTEQGEDGFTEVNRRKNKKVLKNTNTRNGNDHARGTGKNTAQNKTEKNQGKQKTTQINQQAISQVEGQGIKCINTSGKQTNRPSDQTAVAATGNSKQPVAATGNSKLPVDQIVTANSKHGNEINPAEMQKPEEENKQHENKGKPRSGNAQEPFEESDKPLDGKKRIEEQHQNNMEVNQGLEVNEIADSQGSSSRGIQKDHMSPTTVDTACLQLKGGRIKIDLGNIEFIPPENRQGTVLGNNSDQEYCYITSEEQIAEISLDEEVPDSFLDVSEEEEAQILNSLFEVFAPTLKECKGPITQERDQAILQQGLSPRDAGFVGNIHTWCNGRGGTERIHMRLDRLLHNEEWSTRFPNINVEHLSKTGSDHSLLLVNCTNDNQQETEVYGNPMWILQQKLKTLARELSKWSRNSIGDVFENVKKFEKEVSDAEPAYLNSDADTDRMRQNKTKVEYIKWLKMEDSILRQKARIKWAEKGDSNTKYFHSTIKARRKRAQIYKIKDRNDQWVEGNANISKAAIDHFSEIFTRNSRDINMDFIRGCDNLDNWTQQGSLYQMLNPTVKPDTLKLIKSIHISKEDEKDQAIWNTNSNGLFTCSSAFDLLRNKRVAPPIYNYIWIKEIPFKVSFFMWKLLKKNLPLDANLSRFNIDKGASCCCCRTACVETDQGGNQKEIQIRRLHLELEQSLFTSRKFQSNDNK